In Pelosinus sp. UFO1, one genomic interval encodes:
- a CDS encoding sigma 54-interacting transcriptional regulator, translating to MKRQLKVLEVLDELCAEKLDKSMLQQHKPLGFTAEEVAAAAGFSRSNVSSDLNALHRERLVVKLVSRSTYYITVRWVESIFPTLHGQVPEVVRHQRQIEELATTKASQVESIAPNVEDSARSIDILQKTKEDHDSFEGLIGAQDSLKVAVEQAKASALYPPKGLDTLLVGSTGVGKTLFAEYMFKFAYNQGKISADGQFVVFNCADYANNPQLLMSQLFGHVRGAFTGAEKDKAGLVEKANGGMLFLDEVHRLPPEGQEMLFYLLDRGEFRRMGDTDRTRHVTVRVVAATTENPESALLKTFLRRIPVVIQLPDLTVRPLHERFELIKFLLAREAVHIQSRVIVSQEALWALLLYRCVGNIGQLRNDLQLVCAKAFLHRSDKSKPVRIAYEELPPKIKQAIVYDPQARLETSKILCTLGSELLIQPNGVAAQGEGDRSLPKNFYQTISDRMQFLKSQGIGQSEIIQCIEMDVESYFQRLDPEQLEISQEYLQSILPQEFLTAFDIACSKAEKMGNPLSRRLYYALAIHIAATVERIRSGLPIVNPNVRSVAELHPKAYAVAEGMAQCLGEKLGVLIPLDEIGFIALMLATFDDRHGKEDRKVGVLVITHGNSTATSMVEFSNKLLGVSHARGIDMPLEVNVDWAIERAVQVAREIDEGKGIVLLVDMGSLSSVAKAVTNRTGIIVKSVEMVSTLMVLHVLHKAILPKNDINVVYRSAWTARSMSQTVVQAEDPTNFISGKDKAIMTTCFTGEGAALKVKSLLEKLLSQWQLFNIRVIAVEAGNQEVLQNRLTSLLQSYDIVASVGSIDPEIEDRPHIAIEELMEGGAGSELRRLLTEGLKASDIADRYTDRGMDWEVMRGMVAGMLDEFLTFVNPRKVMDTLMICIKKLEEELEVEFSSSGLVRMLVHSACMVERLLTQAGISYPDTAAFIAEHPLEYAVLKNVTNALEQQFAVVVNDEEICHLIEIIKLERQRNVGV from the coding sequence ATGAAACGCCAATTAAAGGTTTTAGAAGTATTAGATGAGTTATGTGCTGAAAAACTAGATAAAAGTATGTTGCAGCAGCATAAACCATTAGGTTTTACTGCAGAAGAGGTAGCGGCAGCAGCAGGTTTTTCTCGTAGTAATGTGAGTAGCGATTTAAATGCACTGCATAGAGAAAGGCTTGTAGTAAAATTGGTGAGCCGATCTACCTACTATATAACGGTTAGATGGGTAGAATCTATTTTCCCAACCTTACACGGGCAAGTGCCGGAAGTGGTGCGTCACCAGCGTCAGATTGAAGAATTAGCTACTACTAAAGCCTCACAGGTAGAAAGTATTGCGCCTAATGTTGAGGATTCTGCCAGAAGCATTGATATCTTACAAAAGACAAAAGAGGATCATGATTCTTTTGAGGGATTAATTGGCGCCCAGGATAGTCTTAAGGTTGCAGTGGAGCAGGCGAAGGCTTCGGCCCTTTATCCCCCAAAGGGGCTCGATACCTTGCTGGTTGGCTCTACTGGAGTTGGTAAAACATTATTTGCCGAATATATGTTTAAATTTGCTTATAATCAAGGAAAGATTTCCGCAGATGGCCAGTTTGTCGTATTTAATTGTGCAGACTATGCGAATAATCCTCAACTTCTGATGTCACAGCTATTTGGCCATGTACGAGGGGCCTTTACGGGAGCAGAGAAGGACAAGGCCGGCTTAGTGGAAAAAGCAAATGGCGGCATGCTCTTTCTAGATGAAGTACATCGTTTGCCACCTGAGGGACAAGAGATGTTGTTTTATCTCTTAGACCGGGGTGAGTTTCGGCGTATGGGTGATACCGATAGGACACGTCATGTAACGGTAAGGGTAGTGGCTGCTACTACGGAGAACCCTGAGTCCGCCTTATTGAAGACTTTTTTACGACGTATACCTGTAGTCATTCAATTACCTGATTTAACGGTACGGCCATTGCATGAACGATTTGAGCTCATTAAGTTCTTACTGGCTCGTGAAGCAGTTCATATTCAATCTAGAGTTATTGTAAGCCAAGAAGCATTATGGGCCTTACTTTTGTATCGATGTGTAGGGAATATTGGACAATTGCGTAATGATCTACAACTCGTATGTGCTAAAGCTTTTTTGCATAGGTCAGATAAGAGCAAACCAGTACGCATCGCATATGAAGAATTGCCTCCTAAAATTAAACAAGCGATTGTCTATGATCCTCAGGCTCGTTTAGAAACCAGTAAAATTTTATGTACTTTAGGCAGTGAATTACTCATTCAGCCGAATGGAGTGGCAGCTCAAGGAGAGGGCGATCGGAGCTTGCCTAAAAATTTCTACCAAACAATCAGTGACCGGATGCAATTCCTTAAATCCCAAGGTATCGGACAATCAGAAATTATTCAATGTATAGAAATGGATGTAGAAAGCTATTTTCAACGATTAGATCCTGAGCAGTTAGAAATATCGCAAGAGTATTTGCAAAGCATTTTGCCGCAGGAATTTCTCACGGCATTTGATATAGCTTGCAGTAAAGCCGAAAAAATGGGAAATCCTTTAAGTCGTCGGTTATATTATGCCTTAGCAATTCATATTGCCGCGACAGTGGAACGTATACGTAGTGGTTTACCCATTGTAAACCCTAATGTTAGGTCTGTTGCGGAACTGCACCCTAAGGCGTACGCGGTGGCAGAAGGAATGGCCCAGTGTCTTGGTGAGAAGTTAGGAGTACTAATTCCCTTAGATGAAATCGGTTTTATTGCTCTTATGCTGGCTACCTTTGATGATCGCCATGGAAAGGAAGATCGGAAAGTAGGGGTGCTTGTTATTACTCATGGCAATTCTACCGCTACAAGTATGGTTGAATTTTCGAATAAGCTTTTAGGCGTTAGTCATGCCCGTGGGATTGATATGCCTTTAGAAGTAAATGTAGATTGGGCAATCGAAAGGGCTGTTCAAGTAGCCCGTGAAATTGATGAAGGAAAAGGCATTGTTTTATTAGTTGATATGGGATCTTTATCAAGTGTGGCAAAAGCAGTAACGAACCGAACTGGAATTATCGTCAAGAGTGTAGAGATGGTAAGTACACTAATGGTATTACATGTTTTACACAAAGCGATTTTGCCTAAGAATGATATAAATGTAGTTTATCGATCCGCATGGACAGCACGTAGTATGTCTCAGACTGTAGTACAAGCCGAAGATCCAACCAATTTTATTAGTGGCAAGGATAAGGCGATTATGACTACTTGTTTTACTGGCGAAGGGGCAGCACTTAAAGTTAAAAGTTTATTAGAAAAACTATTAAGTCAATGGCAACTTTTTAATATTCGTGTGATAGCTGTAGAAGCTGGAAACCAAGAGGTATTGCAAAATCGTCTTACTTCCTTGTTGCAGTCCTATGATATTGTTGCGAGTGTGGGAAGTATTGATCCTGAGATTGAAGACCGACCTCATATCGCCATTGAGGAATTAATGGAGGGGGGAGCAGGTAGTGAATTACGTCGTCTGCTAACAGAAGGATTAAAAGCATCTGATATTGCAGATCGCTATACGGATCGAGGTATGGACTGGGAAGTTATGCGCGGTATGGTTGCGGGTATGTTGGATGAATTTTTGACTTTTGTTAATCCGCGTAAGGTTATGGATACGCTAATGATATGTATTAAAAAGCTAGAAGAAGAATTGGAAGTTGAATTTTCTTCATCGGGCTTGGTACGTATGCTAGTACATTCTGCTTGTATGGTGGAACGCTTGCTAACCCAGGCTGGTATTAGTTACCCTGACACAGCTGCCTTTATTGCCGAACATCCTCTTGAGTATGCTGTTTTAAAAAATGTTACGAATGCATTGGAACAACAATTTGCAGTGGTAGTCAATGATGAAGAGATATGCCATCTCATTGAAATTATTAAGTTAGAACGACAAAGAAATGTTGGGGTATAA
- a CDS encoding MBL fold metallo-hydrolase, with product MNPSKAKITYLFHSGYAVETANHFIIFDYYQPFPGNKLSVTDGVITSEFLKSKKNIMVFSSHAHADHFDPVIFDWAKDNPDINYILSNDIRTKTAPYKCHMVAAYEEKIIDDVKIQTFGSTDQGISFLLTVDGLSIFHAGDLNWWHWSGEPKKDRVIAEKAFKEEIEKIVGKTIDIAFFPVDRRLEEAYCIGAEYFAAKCKPKLLLPMHFGKDFGASQDFSKRAQELSIPTVEIKQLGQEIFF from the coding sequence ATGAATCCTTCTAAAGCAAAAATTACTTATCTATTCCATAGTGGCTATGCTGTAGAAACAGCAAATCATTTTATTATTTTCGATTATTATCAACCTTTTCCTGGCAATAAACTTAGCGTAACTGATGGAGTTATTACCAGTGAGTTTCTTAAAAGCAAAAAAAATATCATGGTTTTTTCTTCTCATGCCCATGCAGATCATTTTGATCCTGTTATTTTTGATTGGGCAAAAGATAATCCTGATATAAACTACATACTAAGCAATGATATTCGGACAAAAACAGCTCCCTATAAATGCCATATGGTAGCTGCTTATGAAGAAAAAATTATTGATGATGTAAAAATCCAAACTTTTGGATCTACAGATCAAGGTATTTCTTTTCTCCTAACAGTAGATGGCTTGTCGATCTTCCATGCTGGCGACTTGAATTGGTGGCATTGGTCGGGGGAACCGAAAAAAGATCGGGTTATTGCGGAAAAGGCCTTTAAAGAGGAAATAGAAAAAATCGTTGGCAAGACCATTGATATTGCCTTTTTCCCTGTAGACCGTCGTTTAGAAGAAGCTTACTGCATAGGTGCCGAATATTTTGCTGCGAAATGCAAACCAAAGTTATTGTTGCCAATGCACTTTGGGAAAGATTTTGGTGCCAGTCAAGATTTTAGTAAAAGAGCACAAGAATTATCGATTCCTACCGTTGAAATTAAGCAACTGGGACAAGAAATCTTTTTTTAG
- a CDS encoding APC family permease, with product MAQDEAKKLRWYNLALMVFVMVWGFGNVVNNYANQGLTVIVSWILIIALYFIPYVLMVGEMGSTFQEGKAGVSTWVGSTMGPLLAYLAGWTYWVVHVPYLAQKPQQILIALGWGVFQDGTFIKTFSPMVLQLITLVLFIFFMWVASRGITSLKRIGMVAGTCMLIMSFMYVLLMLAAPSIRGVAIATTDLSLHTFLPNFDFTYFTTISMLVFAVGGCEKISPYVKNTLNASKEFPRAMIILAILVALSALLGSLAMGMMFDANNIPKDLKMNGQYYAFKLLGQHYGVGNLFLILYAFTNFLSQISALVFSIDAPLKVLLAESDSKYIPNALSKTNEYGAPINGYKMTAVLVGTLIIIPALGIGNMNDLYNWLLDLNSIVMPLRYLWVFAAYIAVRRLVGQFSAEYHFMKNSTGAISIGLWCFLFTAFACIMGMFPKGVQLFTSQWYFQLSLNLLTPFVLLGLGLILPSIAKWTNKKASNQIQS from the coding sequence ATGGCCCAAGATGAAGCAAAAAAATTAAGATGGTACAATCTTGCACTAATGGTTTTTGTCATGGTATGGGGTTTTGGTAACGTTGTGAACAACTATGCCAATCAAGGACTGACAGTTATTGTTTCCTGGATCCTTATTATTGCACTTTATTTTATCCCTTACGTATTAATGGTAGGAGAAATGGGTTCTACTTTTCAGGAAGGTAAAGCCGGGGTCAGTACTTGGGTTGGTTCTACTATGGGTCCATTATTGGCCTATTTGGCTGGTTGGACTTACTGGGTAGTACATGTGCCTTATCTTGCACAAAAGCCTCAACAAATCCTAATTGCTCTAGGCTGGGGCGTGTTCCAAGATGGTACATTTATTAAGACCTTCAGTCCAATGGTACTACAGCTCATTACATTGGTTTTATTCATCTTTTTCATGTGGGTTGCTTCTCGAGGCATTACATCCTTGAAACGAATTGGAATGGTTGCAGGTACTTGCATGTTAATCATGTCATTTATGTATGTACTGTTAATGCTAGCAGCACCTTCTATCAGAGGCGTCGCAATAGCTACAACTGATCTAAGTTTACACACTTTTCTACCTAATTTTGACTTTACCTACTTTACTACCATTTCTATGCTAGTTTTTGCGGTTGGAGGATGTGAAAAAATTTCTCCTTATGTAAAAAACACATTGAATGCTAGTAAAGAATTCCCTAGAGCCATGATTATTTTGGCGATTTTAGTGGCTCTTTCCGCTTTATTAGGCTCCCTTGCAATGGGTATGATGTTTGATGCTAATAATATTCCTAAAGATTTAAAAATGAATGGTCAATATTATGCGTTTAAATTATTAGGACAACACTACGGAGTTGGTAACCTGTTCCTCATTTTGTATGCCTTTACCAACTTTTTATCACAAATTTCTGCATTAGTATTCTCAATCGATGCACCACTCAAAGTATTATTAGCAGAAAGCGATTCCAAGTATATTCCTAATGCATTAAGCAAAACCAATGAATACGGTGCACCGATTAATGGCTATAAAATGACTGCTGTTCTAGTTGGTACACTGATTATCATTCCAGCACTAGGTATCGGTAATATGAATGACCTATACAATTGGTTACTGGATTTGAATTCCATAGTTATGCCATTACGATATCTTTGGGTTTTCGCTGCCTATATCGCGGTACGTCGCCTTGTCGGTCAATTTTCAGCAGAGTATCATTTTATGAAGAATTCTACAGGAGCAATTTCCATTGGTTTATGGTGCTTCCTTTTTACCGCCTTTGCTTGTATCATGGGTATGTTCCCGAAAGGTGTTCAGCTTTTTACTTCCCAATGGTATTTCCAATTGTCTCTAAACCTACTTACTCCTTTTGTCCTTCTTGGCCTAGGACTTATCCTTCCCTCAATTGCCAAGTGGACTAATAAAAAAGCCAGTAACCAAATACAATCTTAA
- a CDS encoding DJ-1/PfpI family protein has protein sequence MAKRILLLTGDCAEDYEVKVPQQALMMLGYQVDIAAPNKKAGDTLQLVVHDFVNLDTYIELTGHRIPVDIAASDVNPDDYIGLVIPGGRAPEYIRMYDETIKLVQAFFAENKPVAAVCHGTQLLAAADVLTGHTVTSYPACSAECRLAGAKWENQPVVTCGNLVTAQAWPNHPAWLKAFVDLLGAKISI, from the coding sequence ATGGCAAAGAGAATTCTATTACTTACTGGTGACTGTGCAGAAGACTATGAAGTGAAAGTACCTCAACAAGCATTGATGATGTTAGGCTATCAAGTTGACATTGCCGCTCCTAATAAAAAAGCTGGCGATACATTACAACTCGTAGTGCATGATTTTGTAAATTTAGATACTTATATTGAACTTACGGGCCATCGTATTCCTGTCGATATTGCTGCATCTGATGTAAATCCAGATGACTATATCGGTTTAGTCATTCCTGGTGGAAGGGCACCTGAATATATTCGAATGTATGATGAAACAATTAAACTTGTTCAAGCTTTTTTTGCTGAAAATAAGCCTGTCGCGGCTGTTTGTCATGGAACACAGCTCTTAGCTGCAGCGGATGTATTGACAGGCCATACTGTTACTTCTTATCCAGCTTGTTCTGCTGAATGTCGTCTAGCAGGAGCTAAGTGGGAAAACCAACCTGTTGTGACTTGTGGCAACTTAGTCACTGCACAAGCTTGGCCTAATCACCCTGCATGGCTGAAAGCTTTTGTTGATTTACTCGGCGCAAAAATTAGTATTTAA
- a CDS encoding FkbM family methyltransferase produces the protein MDKETINKQFIEKKNASVSFFYTGEYKRAIECLYELLIYEHNNPIHYYNLAICYERLGLKKEAIYAYEKFIEYGEDAVEITRVRNLLQTMTGECTLDAAQQAIQLLPQQRIIPWHQAKGDKILRLDYDLNEESIVFDLGGYQGNWTASIFERYGSKIHVFEPVIEYAEHIERKFFHTPRIKVYNFGLGKNTEKVILYVDSDGSSMFRPGNQNREITLVRAYDFIKESGISSIDLMKINIEGGEYDLLEHLIETDLVMIIKNIQVQFHDFVPNAAERMFNIQEKLDKTHSLTYQFLFIWENWRIN, from the coding sequence GTGGATAAGGAAACTATTAATAAACAGTTTATTGAGAAAAAAAATGCCTCCGTCTCTTTTTTTTATACCGGAGAATATAAGCGTGCAATTGAATGTTTATATGAACTTTTGATATACGAGCATAATAATCCGATTCATTATTATAATCTTGCTATATGCTATGAACGACTAGGGCTGAAAAAAGAAGCAATTTACGCATATGAAAAATTTATCGAATATGGAGAAGACGCTGTAGAAATAACTAGAGTTAGAAATTTGTTGCAGACAATGACAGGAGAATGTACACTTGATGCCGCACAACAAGCAATCCAACTACTTCCCCAACAAAGGATAATTCCGTGGCATCAAGCAAAAGGAGACAAAATATTACGACTTGATTACGATTTGAATGAAGAATCGATAGTCTTTGATCTCGGAGGATATCAAGGTAATTGGACGGCTAGCATCTTTGAAAGATATGGTAGTAAAATACATGTTTTTGAACCGGTAATAGAATACGCCGAACATATTGAGCGAAAGTTTTTCCATACTCCGAGAATAAAGGTATACAACTTCGGTTTAGGAAAAAATACCGAAAAAGTAATACTTTATGTTGATAGTGATGGATCATCCATGTTCAGACCAGGAAATCAAAATAGAGAAATTACTCTTGTTAGGGCATACGACTTTATTAAAGAATCCGGTATTTCAAGCATAGATTTGATGAAAATTAATATTGAAGGTGGAGAATACGATTTACTCGAACATCTAATTGAAACGGATCTAGTTATGATCATTAAAAATATTCAGGTTCAGTTTCATGATTTTGTGCCAAATGCAGCTGAGCGTATGTTTAATATTCAGGAAAAGTTAGATAAAACACATTCTCTTACTTATCAATTCCTGTTTATATGGGAGAATTGGAGAATAAATTAG
- the galE gene encoding UDP-glucose 4-epimerase GalE yields the protein MNVLITGGAGYVGSHCNNFLNQKGISTIVVDDLSFGHREAVKQGTFIEGDFGNKKLLTSIFKSEHIDAVIHFAALADVADSVQNPSKYYCNNVSKMINLLDAMVEHSIRHIVFSSSAAIFGEPKFVPIDELHRQLPINPYGETKCIGEKLLRDYGKAYGIKYSALRYFNAAGADIDCKIGESHNPEHHLIPLIFQTALGKRKKMFVYGNDYNTPDGTCIRDFVHVLDLAEAHYLALNYILKNDTSESFNLGNNVGFSVLEIIKTFERIANIKVAFEITDQRPGDPARLIASNKKTKQLLNWDPKLTIEDILNSAWEWEKSRTY from the coding sequence GTGAACGTATTGATTACTGGCGGAGCAGGTTATGTTGGCAGTCATTGCAATAATTTTTTAAACCAAAAAGGTATTAGTACTATCGTAGTAGATGATTTGTCCTTCGGACATCGTGAAGCAGTAAAACAGGGAACATTTATTGAAGGCGATTTTGGTAATAAAAAGTTATTAACATCAATCTTTAAATCTGAACACATCGATGCGGTTATTCATTTTGCAGCACTTGCCGATGTTGCAGATTCAGTACAAAATCCCAGTAAATATTATTGTAATAATGTCAGTAAAATGATTAACTTACTTGATGCCATGGTTGAACACTCCATTCGGCATATTGTCTTTTCGTCATCGGCCGCAATATTTGGTGAACCTAAATTTGTTCCTATAGATGAATTGCATAGACAACTTCCGATAAATCCCTATGGCGAAACAAAATGTATCGGGGAAAAATTATTGAGGGATTATGGAAAAGCATATGGAATCAAATATTCAGCTTTACGATATTTCAATGCTGCAGGTGCTGACATTGATTGTAAGATAGGAGAATCCCATAATCCTGAACATCATTTAATTCCACTTATTTTTCAAACAGCTCTAGGAAAAAGAAAGAAAATGTTTGTTTATGGAAACGATTATAATACTCCTGATGGGACATGTATTAGAGATTTTGTCCATGTCCTTGACTTAGCGGAAGCACATTATTTGGCTTTGAACTATATTCTAAAAAATGATACTTCCGAGTCTTTTAATTTAGGCAATAATGTAGGCTTCTCAGTCCTAGAGATAATTAAGACCTTTGAACGTATCGCTAATATTAAAGTAGCTTTTGAGATTACGGATCAAAGACCTGGTGATCCTGCAAGATTAATAGCTTCTAATAAAAAAACTAAGCAGCTTTTGAATTGGGATCCTAAACTAACGATTGAAGATATTTTGAATTCAGCTTGGGAATGGGAAAAAAGTAGAACGTATTGA
- a CDS encoding HAD-IIIA family hydrolase codes for MTSSLKTAKINAVFLDRDGVVNQKATEHDYIKRYEDFHLLPGAAKAIHLLNQHCYKVIIVTNQRGIARGMMTEDALSHIHDKMNQDLKKQNAFIDRIYYCPHDVTANCTCRKPRIGMFLQAALEFDIGKETSFMVGDSLSDIESGINFGIKPILIGSAIEGVLTADDLLAAVSTIIIK; via the coding sequence ATGACTAGCAGCTTAAAGACAGCTAAAATAAACGCAGTTTTTCTTGATCGTGACGGTGTTGTTAATCAGAAAGCCACTGAACATGATTATATAAAAAGGTACGAAGATTTTCATTTGCTTCCTGGTGCTGCTAAAGCTATCCACCTGTTAAACCAGCATTGTTACAAAGTCATTATCGTGACCAATCAAAGAGGGATTGCCCGGGGTATGATGACAGAGGATGCTTTGAGTCACATACACGATAAGATGAACCAGGATCTGAAAAAACAAAACGCATTTATTGATAGAATTTATTATTGCCCACATGATGTTACTGCAAATTGTACCTGTAGAAAGCCTAGGATAGGAATGTTTTTGCAGGCAGCCTTGGAGTTTGATATTGGCAAAGAAACTTCTTTTATGGTAGGTGACAGCCTCTCTGATATCGAATCAGGTATTAACTTCGGGATAAAGCCAATTTTAATCGGTTCAGCAATTGAAGGCGTGCTGACAGCTGATGATTTATTGGCAGCTGTTAGTACAATTATCATTAAATAA
- a CDS encoding alpha-1,2-fucosyltransferase, whose amino-acid sequence MIIVQLIGGLGNQLFQYAMARRISIINNEPIKLNVFPFQQYKLHNYSLKHFNIVENYATIEEINALFAAGRVIREPYFHFDPQILNAPGDIYLDGYWQTEKYFKDIEETIRTEFLIKTPAELINLTTANNIMDCNSISLHIRRVDYVTNPAANKIHGVCSMEYYRKAIIKMTSVIHEPHFFIFSDDIKWAQENVNIDYPTTFVSQNGPEKNYEDLRLMSLCKHHIIANSTFSWWGAWLSTNKNKIVIAPNRWFNTTDKDTKDVIPENWFAI is encoded by the coding sequence ATGATCATTGTGCAATTAATTGGCGGCTTGGGTAATCAACTTTTTCAATATGCAATGGCTCGTCGAATTTCCATTATAAATAATGAACCTATCAAACTGAATGTTTTTCCATTTCAACAATATAAACTGCATAACTATAGCTTAAAACATTTTAATATTGTGGAGAATTACGCAACGATTGAGGAAATAAATGCTCTCTTTGCTGCTGGCAGAGTGATTCGAGAACCCTATTTCCACTTTGATCCACAGATATTAAATGCTCCTGGAGATATTTATTTAGATGGTTATTGGCAAACTGAAAAATATTTTAAAGATATTGAGGAAACGATTCGAACAGAATTCTTAATTAAGACTCCCGCGGAACTAATAAATTTGACAACCGCTAACAACATTATGGATTGCAATTCCATTAGTTTGCATATTCGCCGGGTTGACTACGTAACAAATCCAGCTGCTAATAAAATTCATGGAGTTTGCTCAATGGAGTATTATCGCAAAGCAATAATTAAAATGACGTCTGTTATTCATGAACCCCACTTTTTTATTTTTTCGGATGATATTAAATGGGCACAAGAGAATGTAAACATTGATTATCCTACAACATTTGTTTCTCAAAATGGTCCCGAAAAAAACTATGAAGACCTTCGTTTAATGAGCTTGTGTAAACATCATATTATCGCAAATAGTACTTTTAGTTGGTGGGGAGCTTGGTTATCCACGAATAAGAATAAAATTGTTATTGCTCCAAATAGATGGTTTAATACAACGGACAAAGATACCAAAGATGTTATCCCAGAGAACTGGTTTGCAATTTAG
- a CDS encoding DegT/DnrJ/EryC1/StrS aminotransferase family protein, producing MIPLMKSTFLNEYETKNALAEFIIRSDRLSMGTKCGEFEKKFAKFQKVKHAALFNSGGSANLAILQALKNLGRLREGDKVGFSALTWSTNIMPILQMGLIPVPIDCTPRTLNVMSPNLLERIKEIELKAFFITNALGFTGDLEEIQNICHANEIILIEDNCESLGTELPSGKAGNFGIAASSSFFVAHHMSTIEGGMAHTNDDELDEMLRIVRANGWDRNLTSEQQYKWRRKYSIQNEFEAKYTFYDLGYNLRPTEITGFLGINQLRLLEENIKIRQNNFLLLEKGVLQNPDLIPFDHSHITVFSSFSFPILCKTPELRDRYLGQFSGAGVEIRPMIAGNILRQPFYAKYVGENYELPGTDFIHNCGFYCGNYPELTDVDLETLSSCLKKYV from the coding sequence ATGATCCCATTGATGAAAAGTACTTTTCTAAACGAATATGAAACAAAAAACGCATTGGCCGAGTTTATCATACGGTCTGATCGCTTGAGCATGGGTACAAAATGCGGGGAATTTGAGAAGAAGTTTGCGAAATTCCAGAAAGTAAAACATGCTGCTTTATTCAACAGTGGCGGCAGTGCTAATTTGGCTATTCTACAAGCACTAAAAAATCTTGGAAGATTACGTGAAGGCGATAAAGTCGGATTTTCTGCTCTTACTTGGTCAACCAATATAATGCCGATTCTCCAAATGGGATTGATACCAGTCCCTATTGATTGCACTCCCAGGACTCTCAATGTAATGTCCCCTAATTTGCTTGAACGAATCAAAGAGATAGAACTAAAAGCTTTTTTCATTACCAACGCCTTAGGTTTTACGGGAGATCTGGAGGAAATACAAAATATCTGTCACGCTAATGAAATTATATTAATTGAAGATAACTGTGAATCTCTAGGTACTGAATTACCATCCGGAAAAGCTGGTAATTTCGGCATTGCTGCCAGTTCATCCTTTTTTGTAGCACATCATATGTCGACCATCGAAGGCGGAATGGCACATACCAATGATGATGAACTGGATGAAATGTTACGAATTGTCCGTGCCAATGGTTGGGATAGAAATCTAACTTCAGAGCAGCAGTACAAGTGGAGAAGAAAATACTCTATTCAAAACGAATTTGAGGCAAAGTACACATTTTATGATCTGGGCTATAACCTTCGTCCAACGGAAATAACAGGATTCTTAGGTATAAATCAGCTTAGACTGCTGGAGGAAAATATAAAAATTCGGCAGAATAATTTTCTTCTACTTGAGAAGGGTGTTTTACAAAATCCCGATTTAATCCCCTTTGATCATTCCCACATCACAGTATTTTCCAGTTTTTCATTTCCAATTCTCTGTAAAACACCAGAATTGCGGGATAGATATCTGGGGCAATTTTCTGGAGCTGGAGTAGAAATAAGACCAATGATAGCTGGAAATATTCTACGTCAACCCTTTTATGCAAAGTATGTTGGTGAAAATTACGAACTACCAGGAACAGATTTTATTCATAACTGTGGTTTTTATTGCGGTAATTACCCCGAATTAACAGATGTGGATCTAGAGACGCTTAGTAGTTGTCTAAAAAAATATGTTTAG